The window catgtagATGGAATCTATCAGGTCTTGGTGCTTTATCAATCTTAATTTTGTCCAATTGTTTCTCAAGTGtatagtaaatctgccttttctttagcCCCCAATTACCAACCATGAGacattctttaaggggcctaTATCTGATCTCTTTGCTATAattagatttatacttttttttatatcgtttattgtgttctttaaaaaaaatttaaattatgaaGTTAATCCATTCatcattatattttttggaatagCCCTATTTTGAttctttatagcttttttaaCAATAGTTGTGTgctataaaagtttaaaaggaTAAAATTCAAACCTATCACTaactggaatatattttgcacagTGTTTGCGTAGAATAGACTTCAAACATTCcaatttctgttcagtgttctttgaggacaatattctcttcCAGTCCAAGTCATGGAGAGCAAGAACAGAGTATCATTTCAAGTTGGGGCTTCTTTAAGCTGTACTATAAAACCATGTTGGATTAAATGCATAAGATTACACCcgtttgctgtacctgtagtacCAATACTCCAGTCAATGACAGGGTAGTGAGCCCTGTCAGAACAGCCCTGTTCCAGCCTTTGCAAGCCTTTCGACCTGTGCAAGTAGttgattctctttttctttcttcacttATGTACTATCACAGATGTAGTAGGCATTAGGTGATCCATTGTGCAACAGCATTTCCTCTGTGTGCCCTCTTTTCCTCTCCTGTGGAGCATTTCCTCTCCTGTGGAGCAATGAAGTACTATCCTGAGCTCTAGGAGGCCTAACATTTATTACACGTTATGAAACCACTGCTGCCCACTCTGTTTGGCCTAAGCACTTGTTAGCCAGCTGCTACTACTAAATCTCAGCATGTCAATATATCATTTTACTCTTAAATAACAGAGTGACAGTGGTATTCCAATGAAGCCGAGAATTAAGCAAGATTGATGTTAATATTGGAGCTTTAACCCCCTGCATTAGTGTCAGAGGCACATCTTTATCCTAATTCTTGAAAATTATTCTAATTATTGTGCCGAAACAACTGCTGCAGTTGCACACATTAAACTTTGCTTACAGCCATTCCAAAAGAAAGTGGGGTACCCTCCTGGCACAGTTTAACCAGACGGCCCTAAAAACCTCCAGCTCCTCACTATCTTGAGAATAATTGGGGCGCTGCCACATAAGGTATGACCAGAGTTGTCTTTAAATTAGGAAGGTCTTTGCAATAGCCTTATATCTAGAAAGGTCCAAGAAAAGAAACTGTCAGAGCTATTGGTACCAGtaattgataaagaaaaaaaaaatatatatatatttaaaaagtgcagttagttttaaAAGAAACAGCATTTTATCAAAAGTCCCAATGAATAATAAGGTTTCCATACAAGTGAGTAATTTAATTATCAAACATTTATTGTGGTCATTGATGGTAGAAAAAAGTTCTACATAGAAGCTCATGaccaaaatatttcaataaataaaacatttgaccAAATTTATTAACTTTTTCACACCCTACCCTCCCAAATGCAACATCCACCCTTCCCCAGGGaagtaaccaaccaaaaaaataataatctggaTGAACAACTGCTAACGAAAAGCAGTAAACAGCTCAGCATTTGTCTCCACTGTAGTGAAGAATCCACATGAACAGAGTAAcgtgttcaaatatttaaaaaaaaaagttcctgagTCCAGTATTTACAGTATTCAAAAGATAACAGACCTATAACTCATCCTTCTCATGGTCATCTCCTTCAGGAGGTGGTCCGCCTGCCCCACCATATAATTTACCAACAATTGGTTGAACAATATCCTCCAACTCCTTCTTTTTAACCTTGAAATCTTCTATGTCTGCATCTTGATGGCTCTCTAACCATTCAATCTTTTCTTCTACTGCCTTTTCAATTGTTTCCTTATCTTCAGATGACAGCTTTCCACCAAGTTTCTCTTTGTCTccaatttgattttttaatgaatacgTGTAACTTTCCAGCTCATTTCGTGCATCAATACGCTCTTTAAGTTTCTTATCGTCTTCTGCGAACTTTTCTGCATCATTTACCATCCTTTCAATTTCGTCTGGAGTTAGTCGATTCTGATCATTGGTAATGGTTATCTTATTTTTATTGCCAGTACCTTTGTCCTCTGCTGTAACACGTAAGATACCATTTACATCAATCTCAAATGTAACTTCAATCTGAGGTACACCACGGGGAGCAGGAGGGATACCAGTAAGGTCAAAAGTGCCCAGTAGATGGTTATCCTTGGTAAGTGGACGTTCACCTagaagaacaaacaaataaaatttactgttaaacactataaaaagcaAGTGCATTCAACATGAAATTGAAAGGCAGTAACCTACAGCCCTTCACCAAAATCCACACATTTATGAAAGGTTGCTCTAACTGCACATAACGTCTGTGTAAATTCCGCACTaaatgtttgcgctatataaatcctgtttaatattaataatcaaaatCTTTAGTGTTGACATTGGGAAAGGATAAAAagttatatctgtttttttatatcccACATGAAATACTTTACAAAGAAGGGTTTATAGAACAACCATCCTCTATGGCAACACAGTTCCTATCCAACCCTGATGGCTGCCAAAGCCTAACTCTCCAGGGGAGTGATTAGAATAAATACAAACTGCTTTCAGGCAATGACTCTTCACACCCCTTGCAAATGCCATTAAACAGCCTAACAGACTCAAATTCTATGTATGAATAGGTATTTCTATCCACAGGCACTGCAAGTTCATATGGGGGGGGCATAAAAAGAGGTGGTCTTCACACAGCCTCAACTTCTAAAACCAAAATGCTGAACTTGGTTACCTTCATAAACCTTTATTGTGACAGTAGGTTGATTATCAGACGCTGTGGAGAAGATCTGTGACTTTTTAGTAGGCACAACAGTGTTCCTAGGGATGAGCTTTGTCATGACACCACCAACAGTTTCAATACCGAGTGTCAGAGGACACACATCAAGAAGAACCAGGTCACCTGAAAAATACAGTTAAGAAGAATGAATCAGGAGATGTTTGTCAAGAAAGGATGGACTAGgataaaagatttatatttttaaatcccCCCCACTTCAgctcatttgttttaaatagttgCATACCAGTGTCCTGGTCCCCAGAAAGTACACCAGCTTGGACAGCAGCACCGTAAGCTACAGCCTCATCAGGATTAATGCCACGAGATGGTTCTTTGCCATTGAAAAATTCCTTAACTAGTTGTTGAATTTTAGGAATACGGGTGGAACCTCCCACAAGCACAATTTCATCTATGTCTGATTTCTTTAGATCGGCATCTTCAAGAACTTTTTGCACTGGTTTTAAGGTAGAACGGAAGAggtcctagaaaaaaaaaaatcatagataaaaattacaaaaatgtttgaatattgaATGCAGATACCTTCAGAAGTTGTTATGCCATCTGCCAAGCCAAGTGCCCAGCTGGTCTGAACAGCAAAGTTATGACACTTCCTGCTAGTGACCATCTGGGCACTGAAGAGGACAATGAGTACTACTAGCAGTCCAGTTATCCTTGCACCCACCCATCCCCAGCAAACTTCCTAAAATAGTACTGCAGCTTCAGGCAACAAATTCTTACCATGTTTAGCTCTTCAAACTTGGCACGGGTAAGGGTTTCAGAAAAGTCTTCTCCTTCAAAGAAGGATTCAATCTCAATCTTGACTTGATGTTGAGAAGACAAGGCTCTCTTGGCCTTTTCAACTTCACGACGTAGCTTTTGGACAGCCCTGTTGTCTTTGCGCACATCTTTGccggttttttttttgtagagcttGATAAAGTGTTCCATGACACGCTGGTCGAAGTCTTCTCCTCCAAGATGGGTATCCCCATTGGTAGCCACAACTTCAAAAACTCCATTGTCTATTGTAAGCAAGGACACATCAAAGGTACCACCACCAAGATCAAAGACAAGAATGTtcttctctccttccttcttATCTAGGCCATAAGCAATAGCAGCAGCAGTTCTGCAATGCAGGAAAAAGAACACATTACAACATCAACagattaaaaatgtatcaaattctttaggttctgctttaaacaaaattagGGTACTTACGGCTCATTAATAATCCTCATTACATTAAGGCCTGCAATAGTTCCAGCATCCTTTGTAGCTTGACGTTGGGCATCATTGAAGTAGGCAGGTACAGTGACAACCGCATGTGTAACCTAAGACAAATTAGGTGTAAGTACCATACATTAAACAGCAAAACACTTGATAgacattttatatgaaaaatcCGGCAATAAAATGTGTATACCTTTTTGCCTAAATAAGCCTCAGCAGTCTCCTTCATCTTAGTGAGAACCATAGCAGAGATTTCTTCTGGAGCAAATGTTTTTCTCTGATCACCAATGTCAACTGCAATATagggttttgttttcttttcagcaacCTAGTAAAAGAGCATACCACAAATTAGGGAAAAGGCATTCTGGAGATAAatatccagaaaatgttttgtttagaataaaacatttcaaggataactgaaaaaatatatatattttttaatattttggtctACCAGTCATAAAATGTTgcagctacattattttatttttaagtccaAGTACATAAACTTTCCTGCAGATTTTGCTAACATTCTAGCATGGTTCTGACTTctcatgttaaattatttttgaaaacatttgttaccaGCCATCTTCTGTGAACTAAAAACCAATTCTCCTCTATGCAATGGAGATGAGGCAAGAAATGGTTGTAGTACAAATACGCTAAAATTAGGGGTCATATGTATAAAGCCTAAGATGCAATTAGCACGCAGGTGGGAGGCCTGGGAGTTTCAGTCTCCCCGTCTGTCATGCTCATTACTCTATTTTGATAGGCAGTCCACAAGACTCCTGATTTACCCCTTCTACCAAGACCAAATAGCCTAACTGGTATACTAGATGCCTTTTTTTGTCATGAACATTCCAACAACCAAACCTACGTGTTTTGAATGAGCTTAGCAAGGGGTACTAATTGAATTGGTACCAAGTTAGCAAACCTTGGGTTCAGATATACTATAAGACTGTAGTGCATCTCTATAGAGACTGTGCAGTACAGTAAGCCACAAGTTACCAGTTGTTTGTGCATTACCTAAATTAGTTATTATAGTTACAAATACAATAGAAAAGAATTGCATGCCATAATGACACGTGTCCATTAATATGGTACAAATATAGATTTGGTTTAACatattagggttgatttactacagGAATAGACACTGTTGcttatgaaaattattattttcctattttaatgaaaaaggtaAAGCTGCTTCCAACCTGATTAGCCAAAACATGTgtgatggaaataaaaaaaaaaactttatgtgaACAATTTTTACTGCTTTAGTGAAATAGGCCTATTGAATATTTAGGCTTACCGTAAAAGGCAGATACTTTATATCCTGTTGTACAGATGGGTCATTCCAAGTGCGACCAATCAAACGTTTGGCATCAAACACTGTGTTTTCAGGATTGGAAGTCAGCTGGTTCTTGGCAGCATCTCCAATCAAACGTTCACCTTCAGGAGTAAAAGCTACATAGGAGGGTGTGATTCTGTTACCCTGGTCATTGGCAATAATCTCTACACGTCCGTTCTTGAATACTccaacactgcaaaaataaagtaataattcaGGCCACTGTcaattcagggaaaaaaaaaaagatttgttgctCTTGGCAAcaaatcttttctttctcttaaaaatggtaatttttttgtgaTTCAAGCTTATATTCCCAGAGGTAAAACATTCTTTACTCATAGCAACTACAGCtagctttttttaatattcaacaaCAGAACAAGACTGGGAGGTGCATACATCCCAGGCTTAATTTTATAGCATGAAGTAAATTTGTCCTGATCTTTACTGATGTAACTCATAAAAGTTTCCTATTTGCAGTGAAAGTGCAAGGCAAGGGGTGTCAACATATCTCCtatttgtaagctcttctggccggggtcctctccttctcctgtgtcactgtctgtatctgtctgtcatttgccaccccttgtgtaatatgttggaatgTTGTGTTAATAACACAAATTTTACACTACTTCTACAGACCAACTTCAAAATCAAAGCATGCATTACTAGCCTACAAAACTACATACCATGAGTAGGTTGTTCCCAAATCAATGCCAATCACGGTGCCAACATCTTCCTTCTTATCATCGTCATCGGCAGCAAAAGTGCTGGCAATAACCAgcaacagaataaataaaaacctcatttctttttcttttttttaaccacaatgAAAAGATGTAAAGTCTATGCAGATGGCAACACcttgctgcaagaaaaaaaaaagcaataaattaaattacaagttcatttattaaacacaagAGATTTATGTTAAAGCACATGAATTGATTGCAAAAACATAATGATTAGTAGGCAGGAAAGATGAAGGGCGGTGACACTTTtacaactccccccccccttcttccctAACCAATGAAAAGCCAAGCTGATGAATCATGGGCAGAATGAAAGAAGCTTCCAGAGACAGCAAGGCAACCCATTTTCTCTCTCATTTTCCTCTACAATATGCAAACTGCATGGAGCTTTTGTTTATTCATTCACTggtaaaattacaattatttctCTCTATGGACTAAACTACAGATATGAACAATATGCATACACAGCTATATCATAATGTAAATGAGCAGAGATTTTTTGGCAATTTACAGTCAGACTACCGCAAAGCTTGTCATTTCTTACTGTGCCTTATATATGTATTGTTCTCAGATATCATTGTGTAAATATCCAGAACCAATAGAAGAAATCTGACACACACTAAAAAAGCCACAGATTTAAAAGAAGTGGCATCCTGTAAAACAATATACTTGTAGACAGAAAACGTGAAAAAACTTCTGAGAAACATATTACAGCAATACATTTCAGCACTTGCTCCCAACATGACAAATGAAACACATAGGATTACTGCTACCAGGTTTTCTAAAATAGACCTTTacttaaaatactaaatacacaGTGAATATTTCATCTGCTAATAACCTGGTATCCACCATTTTCATGCAATAGTGTAACAAACTGAGCCATGGCCATCCATGATCGTCATGATGAAGAGCACATTGGCAGACAAATGCTGTCACATTTATGTCACGTTAGATCCTGATTATCTACCAACAACTATGTACCGCAAGTGCCTACCCACccacatacaaaataattcaaatgtcTATTCTCATACATATGAAAACTCAAACCTAAAGCAAAATGTCTCAGTGCCTGATCCCCTGGTACCCACTACTTTCCAACTTACCGGTAGCAAAAGAAGCCTCTTAATCGCTCTCTCCAATTTTGTATTTGCAGATAGGACTTGACTGACGTACTACGCTCCGTTAGTCTAGTTTTATACCCTCCCGGCCGGCCAAAGTCGTGGAGGGCAGCGATTGGTTACAGCATCACGCGTTGGACTGCGTCGATTGGAGAACAGATCCCAAGCTGTCGGCAGCGGATTCGCACACGCTTTAGTGACGTCACACGTCGTGCTGGTTCAACGTTATCCTCTAATAAATACCTCCGCCTTCTAAAAGCATTTGACCAATACGAAAGCTGTCCGTGGCATCACAACTATGTCGATTGGTTAGTTGATCCATCTGATAGGTCCTAATTATTTTCTGGAAGATTCAGCTTCACGTAAATTTCGTCAGAATGTCGTCAGATTGAAACCTGTATCTATGGTcaatgtgttttgtaattttcAAGATGCCGGATTTGGGTGGTATTTTCACCCTGATAATTATGTATTTCACGTTTGTTGTGAAAGACGAGCTAGAAGGCATTACTAGCTTGAATACACACGTAATCAATGCACATTCAACTGCATTCCTGGGAAAGCAgcataaatattaaaagaaatgcatATCAACAGATAAATTCCTTCTAATGAAGCTTGTTTGAGAAACATAGTAAAATTGTGTACCCAAACATTCTGAATCCCATTGGGTAGTTATCTAGAATGAATGAAggcaaatgttttagtttttcattaatgcagacctaaactcaatttttttactttacataacaaggtggacaaccctttttatataaagtagaaattgcagtctttttttgcagcatgtcccctttctgtcttgatcaagacatgaatgggagtgcagagcctccagggataaaAAGTCAGGCATCCCAAGAAGCAATGGCTGCCCTTACACATGCCCAATCTCGCAGAAGGAGGcaacatgcgcagtgagattggcactcttgtTTTACCTCCTCTACGTCAACCGATCTCGCacatgcacagtgcgagatcaggtgatgtataaGGAAGAAGACCGAAGAAaatggcggtgcctggcgcttCCTTCGGTGGGCCAAAGAAGGATACCGGGATAAAGTGGGACTTGATCAAAGAAAGCTCCTGATGAATCGACAGATCCGTGAAATTacagttgtgtgtttttttattttcagtttagttccacttaagtaaataaataagatCCCTGTCATTCTTTTCTGTCTGTATTCTATAAGACATATTTCCATTTAGTTCCTGGCTTAGAGACATATCAGGAAGAGCCATGGAATATAGtggttcatttataaatgttataaggTATGATTTACTTAATTTTACTAATTGGATTGAATTAGAAAAGGTGTGGATCTTCTGTGGGAACATTACTAAATAGACTTAACAGTGGCATTTTTAGCTTCAGATTGTTCAGGACATTGGCACAATAGCTGGCGGATAGGGCAAATAAATGTTGATGCAAAagaaggtttatttataaagtgtttattgTTGAACTAAAGTTGCTGGTCATCAGGCAGGGCTTGATTTCAGAAGGAACAATAACAggtgagttccactttaatattggGTATAGTTAAGTAATTGGGTGAATCAAGCCTACTCAACATCAACACCTAGGCTATGTGACGCTTCAGGCAGATTATTTTTCACCCTCTTCCCCCAGGCATTACACACCTGTATGCATGAAAtactattttcaaaaaaaaatattcgaAATATAATTAAAGGAAAATGGGCAGAAACAAAGAGTTGAGTTGCTGCAGCAAGACTAATGTGCTGTAGCAAAATAAGGGAATAATAACAACATGGTAAATAAAATTTATGGATTTATTAGCATAAATTCTGACTATTTATAGGCCATAAATAGGCAATCGTATTCAATACTCGTGAATACTCGCAAATCGTGATAATATGCAGGTAACAAGTAATACAGAGATATACAAATTCCTCTGTGAACAAGCCCTAGACACATCCATGAGCACAAAACAGCACATACAGAGGCTCCTATAAAAAAGAGAACATGAAATTATATCTGTATCCATACTTTGTACTTTGTACCAACCTCAGTGCAATGTTACCAGTATGTAAAGTTTGTTGTCTCTTTTCTGTAGCTTGAAATATGCACTGTTGGCAAGATATTACTACAGTGACAGAGCTTTCACCAATATCACAGTGCCACCCTCAGCACATGGCACTTTTTCTACTTACCTTTACGAGACCCTTCACGTGGCAGCACCCAGTCTGAATTACATTAACCCCCCAGGTACACCGCAGTGCACAGAACacactatacatttattttcatattttattttcacccACAAATTACATTACTATAAAAGTTTAACAAATGCAAATAACCCTTTTGACCAAATATCATTTTAAACCACCTTCCATTACTAAATGAGGCAGAGCATACAAAGCAAAGCATACAAAATGAAGCATGTACAACACAACATACATAGTGGGCTGATGtggaatagaaaatatataaccCAGCTCATAAGATAGGGTGGTATGGAATAGAAAATGTAGTCCAGCCCTGTATTTGAACAcactaacaaatttgcaaagctatgtgaagaCGTGCAGATGGCAAACCCAGTGGTGACAACCCTAGATGTTACTACAACTCCTAACAGCTGGAAGAGCAGCCAATCTAGTAGAAGATGAGGAAGGCAATGCAGAaaggagctatataaatactgtgtaataataataatgttatacacAAATACTGGATtgcacagtactaattgtactgaaaaacaaaaggatttggcaaactgTGCTTAGtgagccttaatgaatgaagaacattaggacttagttggtattgctgaatcctggctttgttcttcacatgacttgGCTGTCAATATTCTTGGTGATACCCTTTTTCGTAAAGacaaaggtggtggtgtctgtaggcaataggtgatctgaaagtgaatgtgaaagaagaaattgttgatggaaaaTGTGATGAGGTTGGGACATCCATGAGGATGGGGATGCAAAAGTCCACCAGGGCTATAGGTCTCCCAGtggctaaagaagaaatagaggtTCAACTACTAgcagatagaaagggctgcaaaGGCTGGCAAAGTTTAGTAATGGGAGATTTTACCCTACCgttacattgactggagtaatggcactacaggtactgCAAAAGGgcttacatttaatattttaataagataatttcatggtacagtttatagaagccccaactagaaatgatcctctgttggacctagttcttcctaacaatgcagagcttataacaaatgtgcatataaaagagaatctgggtagcagtgaccatattatgatttcatttagtgttagctgtaaacaaaaagcaaaaacaggaaaaataaaaacatttaatattaagaGAGCAAAGTTTTCATTATTATGGGCAGCTCCCCAATACTTAGACTGGAAagaaatattgtcctcaaagaacacagaacagaaacaggaatgtttcaagtctgttctacacaagctgaaaaaaatattccaatgggtaatacgtttaggaggctaaaattaaaacatatgtgtCTGACAGCTAATGTTACCTGTGTAAAAGaccataaggaaaaaaaaaaggcattccaaaaatataaaaatgaaggattactttcatcatttgaaaaccataaaaataaacaaaggatgtaaaaaggagataaaatgtgcaaagcttcaaaattaaagacagaatgcaaaagaaagtaaggcaaatctaatttttaaaaaaaatatattatttgcaaaaagatcagatctaagcatgtaggccccttaaaggatgtcacggGGACATGGCAGAGCTAATAGCAAGCCACAAGGGCTCAAATctgatataattgagaaacagttggacacAATTAGGGTTGCAAAGAACAAAAGAGGGGACCCTAtctatgataataaaaatatactggcCAACCCTGTAATTAGTCAaggtatgaatcaagtagaaaagagacagggatttttggcagcaaattaaggtgtatgtttcaaaaaagtacaacatgagtgacacatatttcattacatcagtgatgaaatgaaatgtgttgtaatgtgatgtaatgaaatatgtgtcactcatGTTGGCCTTAAGTCTATGATtc is drawn from Pyxicephalus adspersus chromosome Z, UCB_Pads_2.0, whole genome shotgun sequence and contains these coding sequences:
- the HSPA5 gene encoding endoplasmic reticulum chaperone BiP, whose product is MRFLFILLLVIASTFAADDDDKKEDVGTVIGIDLGTTYSCVGVFKNGRVEIIANDQGNRITPSYVAFTPEGERLIGDAAKNQLTSNPENTVFDAKRLIGRTWNDPSVQQDIKYLPFTVAEKKTKPYIAVDIGDQRKTFAPEEISAMVLTKMKETAEAYLGKKVTHAVVTVPAYFNDAQRQATKDAGTIAGLNVMRIINEPTAAAIAYGLDKKEGEKNILVFDLGGGTFDVSLLTIDNGVFEVVATNGDTHLGGEDFDQRVMEHFIKLYKKKTGKDVRKDNRAVQKLRREVEKAKRALSSQHQVKIEIESFFEGEDFSETLTRAKFEELNMDLFRSTLKPVQKVLEDADLKKSDIDEIVLVGGSTRIPKIQQLVKEFFNGKEPSRGINPDEAVAYGAAVQAGVLSGDQDTGDLVLLDVCPLTLGIETVGGVMTKLIPRNTVVPTKKSQIFSTASDNQPTVTIKVYEGERPLTKDNHLLGTFDLTGIPPAPRGVPQIEVTFEIDVNGILRVTAEDKGTGNKNKITITNDQNRLTPDEIERMVNDAEKFAEDDKKLKERIDARNELESYTYSLKNQIGDKEKLGGKLSSEDKETIEKAVEEKIEWLESHQDADIEDFKVKKKELEDIVQPIVGKLYGGAGGPPPEGDDHEKDEL